A genome region from Anastrepha obliqua isolate idAnaObli1 chromosome 4, idAnaObli1_1.0, whole genome shotgun sequence includes the following:
- the LOC129245581 gene encoding uncharacterized protein LOC129245581 isoform X2 — protein sequence MYNYLSHFREGGGGKSGGGGSKLQPKANRTKRSRDMGAQQEDIHYRTHLFFAPSRPGVEVGEELIAERCTAFSGACTQLSTTTTSLSLPPQPYEVEAPQPLVDRKPSISLLRWNNSVRVRNGQVATVLSNAAATTTARFQAARQVSFGGDNAAGTSGAIRSEPISLSALDRDCFIIPVHSVDRFLPAGIPLPAPSSDGKTNSPLSILEVSDPKLCILVHLMSPLEPIDPMLESPLSHPLLKQRAVAAELVSEVQQANTAVGGMLLANMEKNADFPFISYYLINTTQTDPSHFYSGIRVSSLSKFEPKALKYTAAHTLDLYSEVAAICRPPLVLAPNESGSFKKTQTPATGYIISVFKVFEGDDGERFEKNWLYWTGARMLYRYLPRAAGLRRIALHKSTSQRGDKMYLLVCECADLLKDISSAAFLIPALRARLCGYTGLYKPIQVF from the exons ATGTATAACTACCTATCT CATTTTCGCGAAGGTGGTGGTGGAAAGTCGGGTGGCGGCGGTAGTAAGCTGCAACCGAAGGCCAATCGTACGAAACGATCACGCGACATGGGCGCTCAACAGGAGGATATCCATTATCgtacacatttattttttgcaccCAGTCGTCCCGGAGTGGAGGTGGGGGAAG AACTCATTGCAGAAAGGTGCACTGCCTTTTCGGGTGCGTGCACACAGTTATCGACCACCACAACATCACTTTCACTTCCACCTCAGCCCTATGAAGTGGAGGCACCGCAGCCCCTTGTCGATCGCAAGCCGTCCATATCTCTATTAAGATGGAACAATAGTGTTAGAGTACGGAATGGTCAGGTTGCCACGGTGCTATCGaatgcagcagcaacaacaacggccCGCTTTCAAGCTGCCAGGCAAG TGAGTTTCGGTGGCGACAATGCAGCTGGCACGTCGGGCGCAATCCGTTCCGAACCGATTTCATTGTCAGCGTTGGATCGTGATTGTTTCATTATACCAGTGCACAGTGTCGATCGTTTTCTGCCAGCGGGTATACCG TTGCCCGCCCCATCGTCCGATGGTAAAACCAATAGTCCTCTCAGCATACTCGAGGTCTCCGATCCCAAATTATGCATACTCGTGCATCTAATGAGCCCTTTGGAACCCATTGATCCAATGCTCGAGTCACCATTGTCACACCCATTGCTGAAGCAACGCGCTGTGGCAGCGGAGCTCGTATCGGAGGTGCAGCAGGCGAATACGGCGGTCGGTGGCATGCTCTTGGCCAATATGGAGAAGAACG CGGACTTTCCATTCATCTCTTACTATTTAATCAACACTACGCAAACGGATCCATCGCACTTTTACTCAGGCATACGCGTCTCATCACTATCAAAATTCGAACCGAAAGCACTAAA ATATACTGCCGCTCATACTCTGGATCTGTACAGCGAAGTAGCTGCCATATGCCGTCCACCGTTGGTGTTGGCGCCCAATGAAAGTGGTAGCTTCAAGAAGACACAAACGCCAGCAACAGGCTATATAATCAGCGTGTTTAag gTTTTCGAAGGTGATGATGGTGAACGGTTCGAGAAGAATTGGCTGTACTGGACGGGGGCACGAATGTTGTATCG ATATCTGCCACGTGCTGCTGGCCTACGTCGCATTGCACTGCATAAAAGCACTTCACAAAGAGGTGATAAAATGTATTTGTTGGTATGCGAATGTGCCGACTTGCTCAAGGACATCTCCTCAGCTGCCTTTTTGATTCCTGCATTGCGCGCGCGCCTATGCGGCTATACAGGACTTTACAAGCCAATACAAGTGTTCTAA
- the LOC129245581 gene encoding uncharacterized protein LOC129245581 isoform X3, with protein MNLMFRKHFREGGGGKSGGGGSKLQPKANRTKRSRDMGAQQEDIHYRTHLFFAPSRPGVEVGEERCTAFSGACTQLSTTTTSLSLPPQPYEVEAPQPLVDRKPSISLLRWNNSVRVRNGQVATVLSNAAATTTARFQAARQVSFGGDNAAGTSGAIRSEPISLSALDRDCFIIPVHSVDRFLPAGIPLPAPSSDGKTNSPLSILEVSDPKLCILVHLMSPLEPIDPMLESPLSHPLLKQRAVAAELVSEVQQANTAVGGMLLANMEKNADFPFISYYLINTTQTDPSHFYSGIRVSSLSKFEPKALKYTAAHTLDLYSEVAAICRPPLVLAPNESGSFKKTQTPATGYIISVFKVFEGDDGERFEKNWLYWTGARMLYRYLPRAAGLRRIALHKSTSQRGDKMYLLVCECADLLKDISSAAFLIPALRARLCGYTGLYKPIQVF; from the exons ATGAATTTGATGTTTCGTAAGCATTTTCGCGAAGGTGGTGGTGGAAAGTCGGGTGGCGGCGGTAGTAAGCTGCAACCGAAGGCCAATCGTACGAAACGATCACGCGACATGGGCGCTCAACAGGAGGATATCCATTATCgtacacatttattttttgcaccCAGTCGTCCCGGAGTGGAGGTGGGGGAAG AAAGGTGCACTGCCTTTTCGGGTGCGTGCACACAGTTATCGACCACCACAACATCACTTTCACTTCCACCTCAGCCCTATGAAGTGGAGGCACCGCAGCCCCTTGTCGATCGCAAGCCGTCCATATCTCTATTAAGATGGAACAATAGTGTTAGAGTACGGAATGGTCAGGTTGCCACGGTGCTATCGaatgcagcagcaacaacaacggccCGCTTTCAAGCTGCCAGGCAAG TGAGTTTCGGTGGCGACAATGCAGCTGGCACGTCGGGCGCAATCCGTTCCGAACCGATTTCATTGTCAGCGTTGGATCGTGATTGTTTCATTATACCAGTGCACAGTGTCGATCGTTTTCTGCCAGCGGGTATACCG TTGCCCGCCCCATCGTCCGATGGTAAAACCAATAGTCCTCTCAGCATACTCGAGGTCTCCGATCCCAAATTATGCATACTCGTGCATCTAATGAGCCCTTTGGAACCCATTGATCCAATGCTCGAGTCACCATTGTCACACCCATTGCTGAAGCAACGCGCTGTGGCAGCGGAGCTCGTATCGGAGGTGCAGCAGGCGAATACGGCGGTCGGTGGCATGCTCTTGGCCAATATGGAGAAGAACG CGGACTTTCCATTCATCTCTTACTATTTAATCAACACTACGCAAACGGATCCATCGCACTTTTACTCAGGCATACGCGTCTCATCACTATCAAAATTCGAACCGAAAGCACTAAA ATATACTGCCGCTCATACTCTGGATCTGTACAGCGAAGTAGCTGCCATATGCCGTCCACCGTTGGTGTTGGCGCCCAATGAAAGTGGTAGCTTCAAGAAGACACAAACGCCAGCAACAGGCTATATAATCAGCGTGTTTAag gTTTTCGAAGGTGATGATGGTGAACGGTTCGAGAAGAATTGGCTGTACTGGACGGGGGCACGAATGTTGTATCG ATATCTGCCACGTGCTGCTGGCCTACGTCGCATTGCACTGCATAAAAGCACTTCACAAAGAGGTGATAAAATGTATTTGTTGGTATGCGAATGTGCCGACTTGCTCAAGGACATCTCCTCAGCTGCCTTTTTGATTCCTGCATTGCGCGCGCGCCTATGCGGCTATACAGGACTTTACAAGCCAATACAAGTGTTCTAA
- the LOC129245581 gene encoding uncharacterized protein LOC129245581 isoform X4, whose protein sequence is MNLMFRKHFREGGGGKSGGGGSKLQPKANRTKRSRDMGAQQEDIHYRTHLFFAPSRPGVEVGEVSFGGDNAAGTSGAIRSEPISLSALDRDCFIIPVHSVDRFLPAGIPLPAPSSDGKTNSPLSILEVSDPKLCILVHLMSPLEPIDPMLESPLSHPLLKQRAVAAELVSEVQQANTAVGGMLLANMEKNADFPFISYYLINTTQTDPSHFYSGIRVSSLSKFEPKALKYTAAHTLDLYSEVAAICRPPLVLAPNESGSFKKTQTPATGYIISVFKVFEGDDGERFEKNWLYWTGARMLYRYLPRAAGLRRIALHKSTSQRGDKMYLLVCECADLLKDISSAAFLIPALRARLCGYTGLYKPIQVF, encoded by the exons ATGAATTTGATGTTTCGTAAGCATTTTCGCGAAGGTGGTGGTGGAAAGTCGGGTGGCGGCGGTAGTAAGCTGCAACCGAAGGCCAATCGTACGAAACGATCACGCGACATGGGCGCTCAACAGGAGGATATCCATTATCgtacacatttattttttgcaccCAGTCGTCCCGGAGTGGAGGTGGGGGAAG TGAGTTTCGGTGGCGACAATGCAGCTGGCACGTCGGGCGCAATCCGTTCCGAACCGATTTCATTGTCAGCGTTGGATCGTGATTGTTTCATTATACCAGTGCACAGTGTCGATCGTTTTCTGCCAGCGGGTATACCG TTGCCCGCCCCATCGTCCGATGGTAAAACCAATAGTCCTCTCAGCATACTCGAGGTCTCCGATCCCAAATTATGCATACTCGTGCATCTAATGAGCCCTTTGGAACCCATTGATCCAATGCTCGAGTCACCATTGTCACACCCATTGCTGAAGCAACGCGCTGTGGCAGCGGAGCTCGTATCGGAGGTGCAGCAGGCGAATACGGCGGTCGGTGGCATGCTCTTGGCCAATATGGAGAAGAACG CGGACTTTCCATTCATCTCTTACTATTTAATCAACACTACGCAAACGGATCCATCGCACTTTTACTCAGGCATACGCGTCTCATCACTATCAAAATTCGAACCGAAAGCACTAAA ATATACTGCCGCTCATACTCTGGATCTGTACAGCGAAGTAGCTGCCATATGCCGTCCACCGTTGGTGTTGGCGCCCAATGAAAGTGGTAGCTTCAAGAAGACACAAACGCCAGCAACAGGCTATATAATCAGCGTGTTTAag gTTTTCGAAGGTGATGATGGTGAACGGTTCGAGAAGAATTGGCTGTACTGGACGGGGGCACGAATGTTGTATCG ATATCTGCCACGTGCTGCTGGCCTACGTCGCATTGCACTGCATAAAAGCACTTCACAAAGAGGTGATAAAATGTATTTGTTGGTATGCGAATGTGCCGACTTGCTCAAGGACATCTCCTCAGCTGCCTTTTTGATTCCTGCATTGCGCGCGCGCCTATGCGGCTATACAGGACTTTACAAGCCAATACAAGTGTTCTAA
- the LOC129245581 gene encoding uncharacterized protein LOC129245581 isoform X1 — protein sequence MNLMFRKHFREGGGGKSGGGGSKLQPKANRTKRSRDMGAQQEDIHYRTHLFFAPSRPGVEVGEELIAERCTAFSGACTQLSTTTTSLSLPPQPYEVEAPQPLVDRKPSISLLRWNNSVRVRNGQVATVLSNAAATTTARFQAARQVSFGGDNAAGTSGAIRSEPISLSALDRDCFIIPVHSVDRFLPAGIPLPAPSSDGKTNSPLSILEVSDPKLCILVHLMSPLEPIDPMLESPLSHPLLKQRAVAAELVSEVQQANTAVGGMLLANMEKNADFPFISYYLINTTQTDPSHFYSGIRVSSLSKFEPKALKYTAAHTLDLYSEVAAICRPPLVLAPNESGSFKKTQTPATGYIISVFKVFEGDDGERFEKNWLYWTGARMLYRYLPRAAGLRRIALHKSTSQRGDKMYLLVCECADLLKDISSAAFLIPALRARLCGYTGLYKPIQVF from the exons ATGAATTTGATGTTTCGTAAGCATTTTCGCGAAGGTGGTGGTGGAAAGTCGGGTGGCGGCGGTAGTAAGCTGCAACCGAAGGCCAATCGTACGAAACGATCACGCGACATGGGCGCTCAACAGGAGGATATCCATTATCgtacacatttattttttgcaccCAGTCGTCCCGGAGTGGAGGTGGGGGAAG AACTCATTGCAGAAAGGTGCACTGCCTTTTCGGGTGCGTGCACACAGTTATCGACCACCACAACATCACTTTCACTTCCACCTCAGCCCTATGAAGTGGAGGCACCGCAGCCCCTTGTCGATCGCAAGCCGTCCATATCTCTATTAAGATGGAACAATAGTGTTAGAGTACGGAATGGTCAGGTTGCCACGGTGCTATCGaatgcagcagcaacaacaacggccCGCTTTCAAGCTGCCAGGCAAG TGAGTTTCGGTGGCGACAATGCAGCTGGCACGTCGGGCGCAATCCGTTCCGAACCGATTTCATTGTCAGCGTTGGATCGTGATTGTTTCATTATACCAGTGCACAGTGTCGATCGTTTTCTGCCAGCGGGTATACCG TTGCCCGCCCCATCGTCCGATGGTAAAACCAATAGTCCTCTCAGCATACTCGAGGTCTCCGATCCCAAATTATGCATACTCGTGCATCTAATGAGCCCTTTGGAACCCATTGATCCAATGCTCGAGTCACCATTGTCACACCCATTGCTGAAGCAACGCGCTGTGGCAGCGGAGCTCGTATCGGAGGTGCAGCAGGCGAATACGGCGGTCGGTGGCATGCTCTTGGCCAATATGGAGAAGAACG CGGACTTTCCATTCATCTCTTACTATTTAATCAACACTACGCAAACGGATCCATCGCACTTTTACTCAGGCATACGCGTCTCATCACTATCAAAATTCGAACCGAAAGCACTAAA ATATACTGCCGCTCATACTCTGGATCTGTACAGCGAAGTAGCTGCCATATGCCGTCCACCGTTGGTGTTGGCGCCCAATGAAAGTGGTAGCTTCAAGAAGACACAAACGCCAGCAACAGGCTATATAATCAGCGTGTTTAag gTTTTCGAAGGTGATGATGGTGAACGGTTCGAGAAGAATTGGCTGTACTGGACGGGGGCACGAATGTTGTATCG ATATCTGCCACGTGCTGCTGGCCTACGTCGCATTGCACTGCATAAAAGCACTTCACAAAGAGGTGATAAAATGTATTTGTTGGTATGCGAATGTGCCGACTTGCTCAAGGACATCTCCTCAGCTGCCTTTTTGATTCCTGCATTGCGCGCGCGCCTATGCGGCTATACAGGACTTTACAAGCCAATACAAGTGTTCTAA